In the genome of Aphidius gifuensis isolate YNYX2018 linkage group LG6, ASM1490517v1, whole genome shotgun sequence, the window gtttttatttttaattaaaaatgatatttgtaagtatgatgatgatgatgataatgatgatggtggtggtggtggtataaTGTGGTTGAGGTCACTGTGTATGTCGGATATGTTTCGTCCGAATGAACTCGTGCACCGGGCAAGACGATGATACTAGTGTCCGTCTGGTTGTTACGGCTTGCGAGCATACACATAGCTACCTAACAACACAAATGTTTCAACCTGCCAGTTGGACAACAGTGTGCTTCAGTTTCAGGTGTggcattataatttaattcttgTTTCAGCCATTGATAAAACATTGAGgccaatcaattaatttaccagttattttatttatattttttattaattttttttttttaaattaaatattttattgttaattatataatttatagctGGAACTAGAAGACGTGGTAGATCACACGCAAGAACTTGTTGCAGTGaagatttacaaaatttacaatcaaCACGTCATAATAGCCAAATACATAATCACAATCAAGAAACACCAAATCCAGATTATAGACGTCTTGTATTTATAAGTTCAGATTCATCATCTGGAAGAGAAGAGGATGATGCTGATAGTAGTTGTTCAAGTTCGTCATACTTGAATGGTCTTCCAAGAAATGCTCAAGGACTTGAAGATTGTGATTGGGATTATTTTGAAAGTGGAACATTACCATTACCAACAAATTTAACAGATAATACTAAAATTGATAATGCaaacattgataattattcaaaattatcacaaaatgATTTAAGTTGTTGTCCTGGATCAGTTGCTTGTGTAGTAagttttatcataatatatatatatttaacgtttttttgataaataaaatataaataaataaatttaaaggcTTGCGGTGGATCACCAGGAGGAAAAGTACTTCCCGTACCTGTTCCAATACCAGTTTATATGCCAATACCAGTACCTGTGCCAGCCTCTCTTTGGAACGTTGATTTTGCTGCTGTTGCTAATTCAATGATAACCGGAAATACAACGCCTGAAGGAACACTTCGTTTACGTGGTGATCCAACAGCACCATGGTTTTCTTGGCATCCAAgatttaatcaacaattacaAAGTCCAATacaacatgataataataaaaatttaccaacatttgattcatcattatttacatttaaaccAGATGAacaatcatcaattgataataataatttaatatcaaatgataTTGTTACTAATGATGACAAACAAAAACatcatgttgaaaataatgaaacaaaaattcaagataCAAATATTGCATCAAATTAtacagaaataaataatgtaaatataaaaaatgatgaattggCAATTTGTATGAATGAGGAAAATAGAACAATGTCCTCGAATGATGAATCAgttgaagttaaaaaaatatctacaacTTGTTTGTCACGTAGTAATTCTAATAGTTCATCTGGTAGATCATCAGCCGACAGTAGTGACctagatgataaaaattccTATCATTTTTCACAGgtatttgttgttaatgatgACTCTTATAATAGTGATCctgatgttgttgatgctgaaaaaatttcaaatgaaattgcAACAtcagaaaatattgatgatgaaaataatggaATAACACTTAAACATATAATATCATTGTCTGATGATGAACcaccaatatttaataataacaataataataataatcaattgagtgatgatgatgatgaagatgatgattcTGAAACATCATCTGATGAATCTCacgaattaattgataataatatatcaattgaatcaaatttaactgattcaattgaaaataataatgataataataatagccaTGTACAGTTACGTTCAATTCGTCGTATAAATCCAGAAACAGGTCTTACTAATCAGACTAATGAGCATTATGTATTAAATGTACAAGAAATTGTTGCTGATATAAAATCATGGGATTCAAATGTTACGCCTGATTCACTTGAAATTATTgatgcaaataaaatttataatgtgataaataatgataatcaattaaaaaataattataaaaaaaaattaacattatcaaatattaatggtgatgatgatgataatcatcaaattgattttaaattaaatacaagtaCGGAAAGTTGTAgtgaaataaatacaacagGAAATGAATTAAGTAGTAATGAATTACATGAATATGAAGTATCatgttttgataataataatttacaaataaaaatgagcaatagtagcaataataataataatagtaatagtaaatGTGAATCAACAGATAATATTCACAAACAAACACCAATGCCAAaggaaaaaagtaattttcataaattggaaaaaatcaatagcattaaaaaaaataatattgtcaaatgtttattaaatattgataaatccattgaatcaaatgacaatgataatgataatgttaatgctgatgatgatgatgaaaaagaaacaataaaaataaataataatgataaaataataatgaaaagttTAAATGTATATGACAAAGAAAAGGATAACATTGGATTAGTAAAAGGCGAGAAATCAGATAGTGTTGGACAGGTGGGAGATAGCGAGGACATATTTACAAATGGCGGTAATATTAGTAGTGGTAGTGGAAAAGGTAGTAGTAATAGTGGGGAAATATTGGAAACGTCACGATTTCACTCAGTTGAGCGATGTCCGCCCACTTGTAAAGAGAATGGATTATTACCATCAACATTATTTACCCCACCATTACAATtaccatcaacaacaacaacaacaaaaacaacaccaacaacatcaacaacaactggattattattaccaagtaaacaaacaaaatcaatacaaaattattcaaatattaataaatacaaaagcCTTGTGATGATAACACAAGGAGCATATCAGCCAGTTAGTGTTGTGACGAGTGATACAACAACACTACTTGAGCCTGACGAAACAAAAACGCCTCAAGGCTTAGCCGGTTATTATCATCTCACCCTAGAAGCTGTTACTGATAAACCACGTAATGGACAACCACCAAGAAGACCATTAATGATTAAAAGatcaacaccaccaccatctacatcatcatcgtcatcgtcaTCAGGTAATACAACTGAACAAGAAATTGATAGTGGTTTAAGTGTTGGTGGGAGTGCCAGTGAAAGCGATGAcgtacaacaacaacatcaacaacaacaacaacagtgtGTGAAAAATCTCAAgcattgtttaataaatacaagtgtcattcaaaataataatagtaataataatgaacaaaTAGTGGATGTTGgtagtaataaaaaagatgatattGTTATACTTGAAGAGGGTTTAGCTGATGATGATTCGTGGGTTGAAGAGGTATCACACGATGAAGATGAACAAAGTGCAACAGCAACTGAAGAAAGTTCAGAGGATGAAATACATAATATTGGTGGTGATCGTGAAGAAGAATTACGTGGTTATCATCGtcaatcaattgattttacacTTCATACTATTGTTGAAGAATCATGTGAAGAAAGTGAAGCTGAACCAAGTATTGATTCAAATggtttaagaaaaataaaacaaagaccaccatcaacatcagatttagaaaaatattttttctttggtcTTGGTGGTGATGGTAATTTAACTGGTATTAATAGTAATTCTTTATCACATGAAATTGATAGTTTATCTGAaacatcatcaatatattCAGAGGGTCTTGAGTCACTTAATCAAGATGATttaacaaaagataaaaattcaaatgattttacaaattcatcaagattagaaaaatattttttatcagaatTTTTAGGTTTTGATCAAGATAGAAGAGATTCTGATGGTTCAGTTGGTAGTGATTCAGAGGGTAGACCAAGTCCAGAAGcacaaagaagaaaaagactTGTTCGTGCACGTGGTACTGGTAGATCACACAGTTCATCACTTGATAATCTTTTATCATTAACTCAAActtcacaaaataatttaagtacACAAAATTCATTACAAGATTTAAGTATTCAAGATACACAAGATACACAAACTGAAGGCTCATCAACTGAAACTGATGGTGCTGATGATGGACAAACAGCTGTATTTTGTGGTACTGATGGACAATTTGATactgttaaaagaaaaaagaaaaaatcaagaaatttaGGTACCCAAAGTCCACGTTttgttgaagataaaaataaaaacacagatggtgaattaaattttacaaaatcatctgaaacaattaatgataatgaacaaattaattctgatcatgatgatgacaataatgatgatgatgatgatgatagaacTAAAACACCACAACCAGAATTAATAACATCACCATTAtcttcatcgtcatcatcatcgtcatcagcATCAGCATCAGCagcattgtcatcatcatcaggtaCATCAGGATCAACAGGTGATGCTGCTACAAATTCTAGTAATTTTAGTGATACACGTGTTAAACAACAATCACGTGATTCTGGTTTTGTTGGTAGTTGTGATGATTTActtcaaaataatcaaaaatcattaaatgaacaaaaattagatgtcaTTAAAGAtcataattcaattaaaaatgaaataaataataaaaaaattgatttttcaaataaaaataataataatccattGACAAATCCATCATTATCTAGAAAagatagttttaataattggtCAAGTGATGAAGAGACAAATTTAATGATGTCTAAAATgcgtcaattttttaaaacaatggtTGCAAATTCAAATggacaattaataaattcaacatcatcaacaacgcCAACAAcgccaacaacaacaacaacaacatcaacaacaacatcatcatcatcgccaataataaataattcaagtggTCCATCACCAGTACCAAGTCCACGTTTATCATCATATACACCAGTTAAATCAAAAATCCATCAGCATAATCGTAAAAAACCACCACAGTtagtatattttgaaaatgaattaacaaGATTAATGAAAACTGTGCCAGGTATACGTGATGAACAAGTACgtgaaattgttgaatatCTTAGTTCTGAGGATACTTGGTCTGATTCATATGACAGTTCAGATTATACAAGTTCTGATTTAGAAGGTGCTGGTGGTAGACGTTCAGCTTTACAAGAACAAATATCACAAAgttgtcaacaaataattaataaatttgatattaattcatcaacattattaaaacaagaaaaagatttaaataatacaacaaaaatacaaCCAAGTGTTGGACGTGATACAGcatttgtttatcaaaaactTGTACAAAGTTTTACTAAAATTTctggtgataataataatattaattcagaTACAAATAATACAGCAACACCACACAGTAGTCCACCACTTATTGCTAAAGTAATGCATCATATTGGTAGTAGATTAGTTGCATTAATGCATGAAGTTTCTGAGGGTAATACaactgttaataataataataataatagcagtAGTAATAATGGTAGTagtcatcaccatcatcatcatcattggcGTAGATATtcacaacatcatcatcatcgtacaccatcatcagcatcaacaACTGAGGATGATGATACATCtgattcaacaacaacaccatcgtcatcatcaataacaaatcaatatcaattacCAAGATCAAAATCTCATGatccattattattaataaatggaCAACCAGCTGTTAATAATGTACAAGAAGGTGAAGAACGTGAAGCAAGTGATTATGAAAGATTTTCATGGCGTGGTAGTTTTGAATCAGCATTAATGGCTGCTGATTCACGTACAAAATTATTAGCATGTTCTGGTGATGTTAATGCAAATTCAAGTATAAATGCATTAGCAATGGCTGCTAAAAGACGTAGTGCtggtgatttattatttaatcaaaaaacattttcacgTGAACAATTAGATAGAGTTAAAAGTTGTGGTTCAattggtggtggtagtggtattaaaaataataataataatcataataataacagagGTGTTTgtggtgttggtggtggtaatattaattgtagtaataatagtactggtaatattgttgttggtggttcaattgaagataaaatatGGAATAATAGAAGAAGATCATCAGTACCAGATACAAATACAAGAGGTGAATCTGGTGCAtcagctgatgatgatgatggtgatgattcTGATGATGAATTAGAATATAATCAAGATCCAAGAGCAACAACATTACCAAGAGGTATtcaaacaacaacatcaacaaatgtTGCAACAAATTCATTACCAAGATTACCAGCTTCAGCATCATCTGGTACTGCAATGgctaataattcatcaatgcATAAAGCACATAGTATGTATCATTTTCTTCCACAACATACTAATGTTAAATCAGCAAGATATAGACCACCTGGATTTGCTAGAAATAGTCTCAGTAATAATGCCAATAATAACATTGGACCAAAGAGAGCATTTAGTGCACCTGGATTACAAATTGCATCGCAAAATAATACTGGAAAACGAGAGTCTTCGAGGACACGAAGGCAACAGGCCATGACCCTTACTcctggtaatttatttttattattattcttcattttttttttccatcattacAAACTTGAATTTTTCACTCTGATTCAGACGTTTCTtttgtctgtttttttttcttagtatttttctttaaaatcgtgtaatgattatattttaattttattttttttacattgatgctattaaaattgatgagaattttatcaaaaataatgataacttatggaaaaaaaaaagtagaaaaaaaaaagataattaactCATatcattgtgttttttttttttttttgttcgcacagtctttcttttttaaaagttgagagtgttttataatgtttaaatagAGACAgcaatcataaaaataattgatagcACGTGTTCATCAGTACGAAACAACAGTAacactgtaaaatatttatctaccAATTGGGTATACTGgtagcagcagcagcaacggTAGCAAATTCACTCGAGCATATCCATCTGTATTTCTTTTGGAATGCATgccaaactttttttcatattaaaaataacaaaaaaaaaaataaacaagaaacGGTATAAACCATAAACCGTTGGGTccctttaataataaattttcatcgtCGTGTCTatgaagaaagaaagaaagaaaaaaaaaaaaacttgatttaaaataaaaacttgatatttatttttgcagaTGATGGAAGTAGTTTATCAGAAGCGTGCAGTACACCGATAATAGGTGTTAGCCCGAGGCCAAATTCAGCTCGAGCAGTCATGGATATCGATGACATGGAACgtagtagtagtagtggtggtggtggtggtctACATCCGGGACATAATCTCAACACTCGTGCCTCATTATCAAGTCTTGGTGTAAGTTATTTTTCCccatcaacaaattaattcaagtagcaattgttaaaaatgaaattaatttaaatactacAAATATTACAGGCAAGATCAGACTCAATGGCATCAGTTTACAGTGGTGCTGGTGAAGGTAGATGGTGTGGTTCAGTTGCAGTACGTGGTGAAGTTGAATTTTCACTTCaatatgattataaaaatttaagcttCGAGGTACACGTTAGTCAATGCAAAGATTTAGCACCAGTTGATATAAAACGTAATCGTTCTGATCCATATGTCAAAGTATATCTATTACCAGATAAATCAAAAGCTGGTAAACGTAAAACAAGAGTTAAAAAACATACATTAAATCCAGTATTTGATGAAACATTAAAATtccaaatgaatttaaatggtTTAGAAACCCGAACACTTTGGTTAACAGTATGGCATTCAGATATGTTTGGACGTAATGATTTTTTGGGTGAAGTTAGAATgccattagaaaataaaatatttgatgatccATCACCAAAATGGTATCAGCTACAAGAAAGAACAGAACCATTTGATGATCCAATATCACAAAAAGGTGAAGTTATTGTTGGTCTTAAATTTGTACCACCAGATCCAACACAATTAGAACGTGATGGTTTATtatcatctaaaaataaaaaaaattattatcgtgGTTCACTTCATGTACTTGTTAAAGAAGCTAGAAATTTACAAACAAGAATTAAAAGTTCTGGTACATGTGATCCATTTTgtaaaagttatttattacCAGATAAAGGACGTGCtggtaaacaaaaaacaaatgttgTTAGACGTTCTGGTGGTTCACCAGTTTGGGGAcatacatttatttacaaaGATGTTAGTATTCAAGAACTTGCTGAACGTGGCTTGGAATTAACTGTTTGGGATCATGATCGTATTGGTAGTAATGAATTTTTAGGTGGTGTACGTTTTAATCTTGGAAcaggtatttaatttttaacttttacttttactatttttagcattttattttttatccattcACTCTTAAATTAAACGTgcttatttacttttttttttaaggcaaACATTATGGTAAATCAGTCGATTGGATGGATGCAACAGGTCGTGAACTATCACTCTGGCAAAATATGCTAGAAAGAACAAATTTCTGGGTCGAAGGAGCTGTAACACTTAGGCCAAATTTACACAATCATGGAAAAAATAGTTTTCCATgaatttacatataaaatacgacttaaaatttattatttttcattattacatTGGCCAAAATTACTTAATACATACATCCGTCCTTACAAgtgggagaaaaaaaaatacatggacGGTTTTCTCACTCGAAATAAATGTGAGAACAACATGCTTCCATATTTATcgaattttatgtttaattctattattatttttttttttttgaaattatttatgtggGATGAAAAGTGAATTTTACTTTCAccaattatttacataaaaagatgaaatatttatcgTAGATTTAAGAATCGAAGGACCATTAAAAAACAGTGTATTTGAGTAATTAAATACacgtgttttaaataaaacatatttaattattaatagaaaaaaattatatatacatatacaagtccatttatacaaaattttgaatatatattatatttatatataaaaggtaatattaactattaaataatttgataaatatttatcaaactgtgtacttaaaaattttttgtgaatcaattaatattatactcttgtaaaattgaaagaaaaaattaaggcTGACAAATTTGTACGTGATAGCTTTGAACAATTTGCAAATGGTGactaaaatctttttttttttttttctatgattatGGCAAAACAGGgtttgaaagaaaattgaaagaaaaaaaaagaattactgcctgtaaattttatttacaaatgagctatttaaatttatataattaataatctcaTTATAAAgtacttaataattataatttctacttgaattaaataattaaaattgtaaacaaaTTAACTATGGGAtgccaatatatatatataaaatatatatttatataactttaaaaaataaagtgatacTTTTTATTgactatattaattttgtggatttttatttttcattaattttaaatcctggtgtaatatttttaattaaattttttaaacgcctcagtaatttattttacatttatttcgttcgaaatttaatgaattttttaattactattaattacatgaattttttcaaattgagttgtcaattttataattactaataaatattttaaattaataactaaatGTGAATAATTCAtgagtaattataaaaatgtttatatttaatgttcATTTAGAtgatggataaataaatatgaaaaatatgttaaaCATGTTTTTCAGCATGTTTTAACATATATAatcaaaacataattataaaatttgttaattcaaatgattggttagaaaaaataattattgactcatttaataatgttgaattgaagtaagtttgtttttttttattatttattaaattaaaaatcatattttaaactCACCAAGAggtataatattaacaataatgcaattataaaaaatctaaattacaagattatttatttttttttagatttcatGTTAACTCTACGATTTTTACCTGGTCGACTTGCACTTTTAGCTCCTTTGCCACCTGTTGAATTTCTACCACCACCAGGCTTGCTACCAGGTTTACCTCTACCACCTGATGTATTTTTACCACCACGTCCACCAGGTCTACCTGGTTTTCTCCATTCAGACATATCAGCAGCAGATTctcttgtatttaattttgatccACGTTTTTTACCACCAAAACCAAATTTAgaatctttcatttttttattttttgatacaactggtttttttttatcatcaagaaaATCAAGATCTTTTCTCACtccttttctaaattttttaagttcatctaacacttgttttttatcagcatgtttttttaatgttgctTCAATTTGCATTTGTTTACCAACTTTACGTTGTTGTCTTAATTGACGTACTTTTTCTGATCTTTGTGCAGCAACTTGttttttagctaaattttCACGTACTTTATGCATGTGTTCATCAGTTTTAACCATTTCAGCAAAATAATCATCTGGTCTTATTGTTGGTAttcctaattttttaattcttgaaaTAGCATCAATAACAGCTGCTTGTGCTTGACGATGAAATGTTGTTTCTCttttaaaatcattcaatACTGGATCCTCACCTGGTTTATATTGTGGCAATTTTTTATTGCCTTTTGCTTGCTTGGCACGTGCATCTGCTTGTGTCTGTAATTGCAATGCCAATTCTGGTGCCATTGGTGCTGGAGGATTT includes:
- the LOC122858897 gene encoding probable rRNA-processing protein EBP2 homolog, yielding MVKVAKKRSRKVVESDCETNSSDEELQEAFAAGRLKTGLNVPYEQEVIPKKNDTASLKKKLIELKQTLPWIERLDIVNPPAPMAPELALQLQTQADARAKQAKGNKKLPQYKPGEDPVLNDFKRETTFHRQAQAAVIDAISRIKKLGIPTIRPDDYFAEMVKTDEHMHKVRENLAKKQVAAQRSEKVRQLRQQRKVGKQMQIEATLKKHADKKQVLDELKKFRKGVRKDLDFLDDKKKPVVSKNKKMKDSKFGFGGKKRGSKLNTRESAADMSEWRKPGRPGGRGGKNTSGGRGKPGSKPGGGRNSTGGKGAKSASRPGKNRRVNMKSKKK